From one Deinococcus seoulensis genomic stretch:
- a CDS encoding DUF11 domain-containing protein, giving the protein MTAPPSRSSRFSSRLRQTAAALLGLAVTGTALADTPLPTTPTYKFQGRLDYVTTGASFRTARNSGTAADACQVGTTATSQAVTGVPAGATIVKALLYWAASADRTGDTTTTLGTVNNDTTVTFDGQTVNAGTTYFDSAPIPNATAPTHYNSFFSNVSDITGYISSLANPNKTYAMSGLTIQTANVNTPGTTPATQTSAHCTNATVLGGWGMYIIYETPTETYKNMVIYEGFDRSQNELTTRTVNGLVVPSVFEARTSVLAWEGDETLNINTTTNVAEALSFGAGQAPTAINNIFNVGGALSGPRQGIFNSTISTGLSSGTTATATGRDDAYGVDFDTFDVTSKVTSGASSATLNIQGSQDLFYISSVPLLITSGVADLSLTKTVSSAAPIQGSTVTYTVTLRNDGPDPASGPAVPTEDVQVRDVLPAGLSFVSSSAATGTYDSATGIWSVPSPVTGGTTTLTITATVTGTGTITNVAEIISSPQPDSDSKTNNGVTTEDDYASVPLVASPPRLNVSKSFSPTTVAAGGVTALTITVANPYSFATSALTITDNIAATMGLSVPLPLRVTANTCGGAIVTGTANTAMTTGANATESNDGAIRLTGGSIPANGSCSVTVNVTVTDAAATTRTNTIPAANVTGTVNGQAATGAAPATATLTTTTSTAGAPFTCDARFYQIRQDTSTLLSNLYLLDRNNLGTGGAAQWSTGFGPGLNALAFNKRDGYFYALNITPFTTGAPFRLYRLGQSGAVEVFNTTIPAGSSIAAAAVDSTGVMYVHKLAQETPLYRIQLPTAPGGAISMLGTLTLSQALPIFDLAFNPVNNLLYGVYTPGGVMEINPTTGASVLRGTFPGFTTTNAIGSAFFDVSGTLYAYQNGGTYGTINLSTGAFTILATGAVAAQSDGASCVFPDNRIDTVKSVGTVTAASALAFDVPYTVTVKNTGTVSNPNVQLTEDLTRVFTTGGPSLTIVSGPTVTSGSVTANTGFNGTSNTALLTGANTMAAGASATITFTVRVTYPDQASVPASGSVLNNTVYASTTGSAPNPGYTFVGGTAIPPVDLLATDISTNGSTPPATANGDTKSPTPVTLPDVADLAIDKSGPVAVGSGGSVTYTIRVWNNGPRSVTGASVTDALPAGFTVTALTCAATGTATCGSQTFPGNVVTITTGTLSVDSDTANATPDGNFLTYTLTGTAPASGTLSNTASVTVPAGAADPTPGNNTSAAAVTRVVDAVNDPAASFGFGVGGTVTVLGNDTVGGAAATTTNATVTVQNDGGITGLTVNASGQLVVPAGTPAGSYTVTYQICDATVTAACDTATVVVSVGAASADLSIAKTGPAFARPGETITYTLTVTNGGPNAASAVAVTDTLPAGVTFVSSVPAPGTVSGQTLTWTFPSVAASASQVITVTATAPTTATLENTPAARSFTNTASVSSATSDPTPGNNSATTAPTDMVYGKLTKQVRNVTTNTAFGTSGGGLPGEILEYCIAFENLGGAALPNFVVVDHVPGNTNALTTAYDADEPTTATGFGVKLTRGALTSYLSSSAADADGGSLTTTGGTFTRGTMTVALGTLAAGESGSTCFQTTIR; this is encoded by the coding sequence GCCAGCTTCCGTACTGCGCGGAACTCAGGGACGGCTGCCGACGCCTGTCAGGTGGGCACCACGGCCACGTCGCAGGCTGTGACTGGCGTGCCAGCGGGCGCCACCATTGTCAAGGCACTGCTGTACTGGGCGGCCTCCGCTGACCGGACGGGCGATACGACCACCACGCTGGGCACCGTCAACAACGACACGACTGTCACGTTTGACGGGCAGACCGTGAATGCGGGTACGACTTACTTCGACAGCGCTCCAATCCCGAACGCAACCGCGCCAACCCATTACAACAGCTTCTTCTCTAACGTCTCGGACATCACGGGTTACATCAGTTCTCTGGCCAATCCCAACAAGACCTACGCCATGTCTGGCCTGACCATTCAGACCGCCAACGTGAATACACCTGGAACCACCCCGGCGACACAGACGTCGGCTCATTGCACCAATGCCACGGTGCTGGGCGGTTGGGGGATGTACATCATCTATGAAACCCCGACTGAAACGTACAAGAACATGGTCATCTACGAGGGGTTCGACCGCAGCCAGAACGAACTGACCACCCGCACCGTCAACGGACTGGTCGTCCCCAGCGTCTTCGAGGCCAGAACGTCTGTCCTGGCCTGGGAAGGCGACGAAACCCTGAACATCAATACCACGACCAACGTTGCCGAGGCACTCAGCTTCGGAGCTGGACAGGCGCCCACGGCCATCAACAACATCTTCAACGTGGGTGGTGCCCTCAGTGGTCCCCGGCAGGGGATCTTCAACAGCACCATCAGCACCGGCCTCAGCTCCGGAACCACGGCCACCGCGACCGGACGGGACGACGCGTACGGCGTGGACTTCGACACCTTCGACGTGACCAGCAAGGTCACCAGCGGGGCCTCCTCGGCCACCCTGAACATCCAGGGCAGCCAGGACCTGTTCTACATCAGCAGCGTGCCCCTGCTGATCACCAGCGGCGTCGCCGACCTGTCACTCACCAAGACCGTCAGCAGCGCCGCGCCCATTCAGGGCAGCACCGTCACGTACACCGTCACGCTGCGCAACGACGGCCCGGACCCCGCCTCCGGCCCGGCCGTTCCCACTGAGGACGTGCAGGTGCGGGACGTCCTGCCTGCCGGACTGAGTTTCGTCAGTTCCTCGGCCGCCACCGGCACCTACGATTCGGCCACAGGCATCTGGAGCGTTCCAAGCCCCGTGACGGGCGGCACGACCACCCTGACGATCACCGCAACCGTCACCGGAACCGGCACGATCACGAACGTCGCGGAGATCATCTCGTCCCCCCAGCCGGACAGCGACTCGAAAACCAACAACGGCGTCACCACCGAAGACGATTACGCCAGCGTGCCGCTGGTGGCCTCGCCACCACGCCTGAACGTCAGTAAATCGTTCTCGCCGACCACGGTCGCTGCGGGCGGCGTGACGGCCCTGACCATCACGGTCGCCAACCCGTACTCCTTTGCCACGAGCGCCCTGACCATCACCGACAACATCGCGGCCACCATGGGCCTGAGCGTACCGCTGCCGCTGCGGGTCACGGCGAACACCTGCGGGGGTGCCATCGTGACCGGGACCGCCAACACGGCCATGACGACGGGTGCCAACGCCACCGAAAGCAACGACGGTGCCATCCGTCTCACGGGCGGCAGCATCCCCGCGAACGGGTCGTGCAGCGTGACCGTGAACGTCACCGTGACGGACGCCGCCGCCACCACCCGCACGAACACCATTCCCGCCGCGAACGTGACCGGCACCGTGAACGGACAGGCCGCCACGGGCGCCGCGCCCGCCACTGCCACCCTGACCACGACCACCAGCACGGCGGGCGCGCCGTTCACCTGCGACGCGCGCTTCTACCAGATCCGCCAGGACACCAGCACGCTGCTGTCGAACCTGTACCTGCTGGACCGCAATAACCTGGGAACGGGCGGCGCGGCCCAGTGGAGCACCGGATTCGGGCCTGGCCTGAACGCCCTGGCATTCAACAAGCGCGACGGGTACTTCTACGCGCTGAACATCACGCCGTTCACGACCGGAGCGCCGTTCCGCCTGTACCGCCTGGGGCAGAGCGGTGCGGTCGAGGTGTTCAACACCACCATTCCCGCCGGTAGCAGCATCGCGGCGGCCGCCGTGGATTCCACCGGCGTGATGTACGTTCACAAGCTGGCGCAGGAGACGCCTCTGTACCGCATTCAGCTGCCGACCGCACCCGGCGGGGCCATCAGCATGCTGGGCACCCTGACGCTGTCGCAGGCGCTGCCGATCTTCGATCTGGCGTTTAACCCGGTCAATAACCTGCTGTACGGTGTGTACACGCCGGGCGGCGTGATGGAAATCAACCCCACGACCGGCGCTTCCGTGCTGCGCGGCACCTTCCCGGGCTTCACGACCACCAACGCCATCGGTAGCGCGTTCTTCGACGTGAGCGGCACCCTGTACGCGTACCAGAACGGCGGCACGTACGGCACCATCAACCTCTCCACCGGGGCGTTCACGATCCTGGCGACCGGAGCAGTGGCCGCGCAGTCCGACGGCGCGTCCTGCGTGTTCCCGGACAACCGGATCGACACCGTGAAGTCCGTGGGGACTGTCACTGCCGCCAGCGCCCTGGCGTTCGACGTGCCGTACACCGTGACCGTCAAGAACACCGGGACGGTCAGCAACCCGAACGTGCAACTCACCGAGGACCTGACCCGCGTCTTCACGACCGGCGGCCCCAGCCTGACCATCGTGTCCGGCCCGACTGTCACGAGCGGCTCGGTCACGGCAAACACCGGCTTCAACGGCACCTCGAACACCGCACTGCTGACCGGCGCGAACACCATGGCGGCCGGGGCCAGCGCCACGATCACCTTCACCGTGCGCGTCACGTACCCCGACCAGGCGAGCGTGCCCGCCAGCGGCAGCGTCCTGAACAACACCGTGTACGCCAGCACGACCGGCAGCGCCCCCAACCCCGGTTACACCTTCGTGGGCGGCACGGCGATTCCCCCGGTGGACCTGCTGGCGACCGACATCTCGACGAACGGCAGCACCCCGCCCGCCACCGCGAACGGCGACACGAAGTCGCCCACGCCCGTCACGCTTCCTGACGTGGCTGATCTGGCGATCGACAAGAGCGGCCCGGTCGCGGTGGGGAGCGGCGGCAGCGTGACGTACACCATCCGCGTGTGGAACAACGGTCCCCGGAGCGTGACCGGAGCGAGCGTGACGGACGCGCTGCCCGCCGGGTTCACGGTGACGGCCCTGACCTGCGCGGCGACCGGCACGGCCACCTGCGGTTCGCAGACCTTCCCGGGCAACGTCGTGACCATCACGACCGGCACCCTGAGCGTGGACTCGGACACGGCCAACGCCACCCCGGACGGGAACTTCCTGACGTACACCCTGACCGGCACCGCACCTGCCAGCGGCACCCTGAGCAACACGGCCAGCGTGACTGTGCCTGCCGGTGCGGCCGACCCCACGCCCGGTAACAACACCAGCGCCGCCGCCGTGACCCGCGTCGTGGACGCCGTGAACGACCCGGCCGCCAGCTTCGGCTTCGGCGTGGGCGGCACTGTGACCGTGCTGGGCAACGACACCGTCGGCGGCGCGGCCGCCACCACCACCAACGCTACCGTGACCGTTCAGAACGACGGCGGGATCACCGGCCTGACCGTGAATGCCAGCGGCCAGCTGGTCGTGCCTGCCGGAACGCCCGCCGGGTCGTACACCGTCACGTACCAGATCTGCGACGCGACCGTCACGGCCGCCTGCGACACGGCGACCGTGGTGGTGTCGGTCGGTGCGGCCAGCGCGGACCTGAGCATCGCCAAGACCGGCCCCGCCTTCGCCAGACCCGGCGAGACCATCACGTACACCCTGACCGTCACGAACGGCGGCCCGAACGCCGCGTCGGCCGTCGCCGTGACCGACACGCTGCCTGCCGGTGTCACCTTCGTCAGCAGCGTGCCCGCGCCCGGCACCGTCAGCGGTCAGACCCTCACCTGGACGTTCCCGAGCGTGGCGGCCAGCGCCTCACAGGTCATCACGGTCACGGCCACCGCGCCGACCACCGCGACCCTGGAAAACACCCCGGCGGCCCGCAGCTTCACGAACACCGCGTCGGTCAGCAGCGCCACCAGTGACCCCACGCCCGGCAACAACAGCGCCACCACCGCGCCCACGGACATGGTGTACGGCAAGCTGACCAAGCAGGTGCGCAACGTCACGACCAACACCGCGTTCGGTACGTCCGGCGGCGGTCTGCCCGGCGAGATCCTGGAGTACTGCATCGCCTTCGAGAACCTGGGCGGCGCGGCCCTGCCGAACTTCGTGGTCGTGGATCACGTGCCCGGCAACACGAACGCCCTGACCACCGCCTACGACGCGGATGAACCCACCACGGCGACCGGTTTCGGCGTGAAGCTCACGCGCGGCGCGCTCACCTCGTACCTCAGCAGCAGCGCCGCCGATGCCGACGGTGGCAGCCTGACCACCACGGGCGGCACCTTCACGCGCGGCACCATGACGGTCGCGCTGGGCACCCTGGCGGCCGGCGAGTCGGGCAGCACCTGCTTCCAGACCACCATCCGCTGA
- a CDS encoding DMT family transporter, with protein sequence MSAQARGVVLLVLVTCLWGSTFAVVKTLGELLPPPVLIAWRFLIAAVALLPLVAWTRRNAGRAPRAPDGWRGRSLWRDGALLGAWLIAGYGTQTIALQTTTANRAAFFTALSVVLVPVWLVFAQRRRMPALLWTALPLAVLGLALLSWEGGALVSGDVWALACAVTYAGFIVTLERMAHRHAALPFTLVQVLSVTVLAWVWAAIAAPGQLWPPAGAWGPLLYLGVIATAATTLMQTVGQRTVSAAGASLIYALEPVTATLFSFVLIGEQVGLRGALGGLLVVAATVLSQRAGEGPPEAHPEAPAVQVQ encoded by the coding sequence ATGTCGGCTCAGGCGCGTGGTGTGGTTCTTCTGGTTCTGGTGACGTGCCTGTGGGGCAGTACGTTCGCGGTCGTCAAGACCCTGGGTGAACTGCTGCCCCCACCGGTCCTGATCGCGTGGCGGTTCCTGATCGCGGCGGTGGCGTTGCTGCCACTGGTCGCCTGGACGCGCCGCAACGCGGGCCGCGCCCCCCGCGCGCCGGACGGCTGGCGCGGCCGCAGTCTGTGGCGGGACGGCGCGCTGCTGGGCGCGTGGCTGATCGCCGGGTACGGCACGCAGACCATCGCACTTCAGACGACCACCGCGAACCGCGCGGCGTTCTTCACGGCGCTCAGCGTGGTGCTGGTGCCGGTGTGGCTGGTGTTCGCGCAGCGCCGCCGCATGCCCGCGCTGCTGTGGACGGCGCTGCCGCTGGCGGTGCTGGGGCTGGCGCTGCTGTCCTGGGAGGGCGGCGCGCTGGTGTCCGGTGACGTCTGGGCGCTGGCGTGCGCGGTCACGTACGCGGGGTTCATCGTGACGCTGGAACGCATGGCGCACCGGCACGCGGCGCTGCCGTTCACGCTGGTGCAGGTGCTGAGCGTCACGGTCCTGGCGTGGGTGTGGGCGGCCATAGCGGCGCCGGGGCAACTGTGGCCACCGGCGGGCGCGTGGGGACCGCTGCTGTATCTGGGCGTGATCGCCACGGCCGCCACGACCCTGATGCAGACGGTCGGGCAGCGCACGGTCAGTGCGGCGGGCGCCAGCCTGATCTACGCGCTGGAGCCGGTCACGGCCACGCTGTTCAGTTTCGTGCTGATCGGCGAGCAGGTGGGGCTACGCGGCGCGCTGGGCGGACTGCTGGTGGTCGCGGCGACCGTCCTGAGCCAGCGGGCCGGAGAGGGACCGCCCGAAGCGCACCCGGAAGCGCCCGCCGTGCAGGTGCAGTAG